Proteins encoded by one window of Desulfovibrio sp.:
- the feoB gene encoding ferrous iron transport protein B, producing the protein MSESYSADAVLPSAASARANIGGLTYALRFAIAGNPNCGKTTVFNALTGARQHVGNYSGVTVEKKEGIIRHQGQKLVLVDLPGTYSLSAYSQEEVVARNVLLSGTVQAVINVVDAGILERGLLLTAQLREMGLPVVLACNMMDEARAAGIEIDFARLSSMMDASALPTVGTSGKGLHEALDAARGRALADAEPDPAEPAPCPGPAPYPEPALAGAQDALCPRLKTQALRISYGPVLDPALAQMEELIAGSSRMAASPYAHCAPRWLALNLAQSDPEALRAVHAADPTLADWLEALCRDLHQTLRTQDMDVEGLVADGHSAFVRTVASACISKTGNRQRLGMSDRLDKVLAHALWGALIMLGVLYAMFQITIVVGSYPQAWLESGFSLLSEMVGSALPEGLLSSLIIDGLIAGVGGVLSFVPLVLIMFALIAIVEDSGYMARMAYIADRVFQMFGLHGASVMPYIISGGIAGGCAIPGVMATRTMRSPKEKLATMLTLPYMACGAKLPVYLLLVGTFFPENAANMMFMIILLSWAFAFFVALFLRKTVLRGEATPLVMEMPPYRLPTVRGICIHCWERTWMYLKKAGTVLVPLAMLIWAGMTFPALDPQLALPFENDMARLSAALENPELAEDAHADLADRLASAEKALNAERLRHSLAGQLGTWLEDVTQHAGFSWRTDVALIGGIAAKEAIISTLGTAYALGKQDPDDDVSLAELLRKDPSWNQGSALALLVFVMLYAPCFVTLVVIRQESGSWKWVFFSIIFNTLLAFAMAVGIYQTYCAWMGN; encoded by the coding sequence ATGTCGGAATCCTATTCTGCTGATGCCGTATTGCCTTCAGCAGCCAGCGCGCGCGCCAATATTGGCGGCCTTACCTATGCTTTGCGGTTCGCCATTGCGGGCAATCCCAACTGCGGCAAAACCACGGTTTTCAATGCCCTCACCGGCGCGCGCCAGCATGTGGGCAACTACAGCGGCGTCACTGTTGAAAAAAAAGAGGGCATTATCCGCCATCAGGGGCAAAAGCTGGTGCTTGTGGACCTGCCGGGCACCTATTCGCTCTCGGCCTACTCGCAGGAAGAGGTGGTGGCACGCAACGTGCTGCTCAGCGGAACGGTGCAGGCCGTCATAAATGTGGTGGATGCGGGCATCCTGGAGCGCGGCCTGCTGCTCACGGCCCAGTTGCGCGAAATGGGCCTGCCCGTGGTACTGGCCTGCAATATGATGGACGAGGCCAGAGCCGCAGGCATTGAAATAGACTTTGCCCGGCTCTCCAGCATGATGGACGCAAGCGCCTTGCCCACGGTGGGCACCAGCGGCAAGGGCCTGCACGAGGCTCTTGATGCGGCGCGCGGACGCGCCCTGGCCGACGCGGAACCCGACCCCGCCGAACCCGCTCCCTGCCCCGGCCCCGCTCCTTACCCCGAACCAGCCTTGGCCGGAGCGCAGGACGCGCTTTGCCCCCGCCTGAAAACACAAGCCCTACGTATCAGTTACGGCCCCGTGCTGGACCCGGCCCTGGCCCAGATGGAAGAACTCATCGCGGGCAGCAGCCGCATGGCCGCTTCCCCCTACGCCCACTGCGCGCCGCGCTGGCTGGCCCTGAACCTTGCCCAGAGCGACCCGGAGGCTCTCCGGGCCGTACACGCCGCGGATCCTACCCTGGCTGACTGGCTTGAAGCCCTTTGCCGCGACCTGCACCAGACCCTGCGCACACAGGATATGGACGTTGAAGGTCTTGTGGCAGACGGGCACAGCGCCTTTGTGCGCACGGTGGCCAGCGCCTGCATCAGCAAAACCGGCAACCGCCAGCGCCTGGGCATGAGCGACCGGCTGGACAAGGTGCTGGCGCACGCCCTCTGGGGCGCGCTGATCATGCTGGGCGTGCTTTACGCCATGTTTCAGATAACCATTGTGGTCGGTTCCTACCCGCAGGCATGGCTGGAATCCGGCTTTTCCCTGCTGAGCGAGATGGTCGGTTCGGCCCTGCCCGAAGGTCTGCTGTCGTCCCTCATCATTGACGGCCTTATCGCTGGCGTGGGCGGCGTTCTCAGTTTTGTGCCCCTGGTGCTCATCATGTTCGCCCTTATCGCCATTGTGGAAGACAGCGGCTACATGGCCCGCATGGCCTATATCGCGGACAGGGTTTTTCAGATGTTCGGCCTGCACGGCGCGTCGGTGATGCCCTACATCATTTCCGGCGGCATTGCCGGGGGCTGCGCCATCCCCGGCGTCATGGCCACGCGCACCATGCGCAGCCCCAAGGAAAAACTGGCCACCATGCTCACCCTTCCCTACATGGCCTGCGGGGCCAAACTGCCCGTGTACCTGCTGCTGGTGGGCACGTTTTTTCCTGAAAACGCGGCCAACATGATGTTCATGATCATCCTTCTTTCGTGGGCCTTCGCCTTTTTTGTGGCGCTGTTTTTGCGCAAGACCGTGCTGCGGGGCGAGGCCACCCCCCTTGTGATGGAAATGCCCCCCTACCGCCTGCCCACAGTGCGCGGCATCTGCATCCACTGCTGGGAGCGCACCTGGATGTACCTGAAAAAGGCCGGAACAGTGCTTGTGCCCCTGGCCATGCTCATCTGGGCGGGCATGACCTTTCCCGCCCTTGATCCGCAACTGGCCCTGCCCTTTGAAAACGATATGGCCCGGCTGTCAGCGGCCCTGGAAAACCCGGAGCTTGCCGAAGACGCGCACGCCGACCTTGCGGACAGGCTGGCCAGCGCCGAGAAAGCCCTGAACGCCGAAAGGCTCCGCCATTCTCTCGCCGGGCAGTTGGGCACATGGCTTGAGGACGTGACGCAGCATGCGGGCTTCAGCTGGCGCACGGACGTGGCGCTCATCGGCGGCATTGCCGCCAAGGAGGCCATCATCTCCACCCTGGGCACGGCGTACGCCCTTGGCAAGCAGGATCCTGACGACGACGTTTCGCTGGCAGAGCTTCTGCGCAAGGACCCAAGCTGGAATCAGGGTTCGGCACTGGCCCTGCTGGTTTTCGTCATGCTGTACGCGCCCTGCTTTGTGACCCTTGTGGTCATACGACAGGAATCCGGCAGCTGGAAATGGGTTTTCTTCAGCATCATTTTCAATACCCTGCTGGCCTTCGCTATGGCCGTGGGCATTTACCAGACCTACTGCGCCTGGATGGGAAACTGA
- a CDS encoding methyl-accepting chemotaxis protein has translation MFSSIRTAMLLLVGGVVIVIQSLLIGVVVKLSHDSSLEVRTHEMFLMAQTISKSLSDFGQQQAMLVRGVAKAPRVKDFLLSGAGIEGAATFLSVMSQASSDVNTLYLFDRQGKQLIVRAQGKDGKLSDLADRAYVQAALAGKDGFSSSATTSYATGKLIVSVTAPVRDDSGKVIGGVGMSYAIEGLMKNYIQSIRLGSAGHPFVISPEGIVIGHPDNELVLKNLAAESGIADMLKSPSGQGLTYTDSSGQPRMLAWASVSNWNWIVGVTMTTAEIEAPALEQRNIMLLMGGIAVAALIIITLIALDRIAVRPLRQLQGYAAEVAEGRLDKTLLLRSRNEIGRLAENLRTMVASLKDMIAQAEEKTSMAKLESDRAAQATVEAQKARAAAEKAKAEGMLHAASSLEGVVKAITDASGALAAQVEQSSKGAEQQSARVSETATAMEAMSSTVTEVARNAAEAATSADHARLRATDGADVVSQVVNGIGHAQAQATELKEDMNALGKQAESTGQILGVISDIADQTNLLALNAAIEAARAGEAGRGFAVVADEVRKLAEKTMSATREVGAAIIEIQNGTRKNVGHVEQVVNRIDEATALAGASGEALREIVSLVETTSSQVRSIATAAEQQSATSEEINRSVDEVNHISAATSEAMRLSTSSVAELTRQAQVLRELIESMKSEGRG, from the coding sequence ATGTTTTCCAGTATCAGGACGGCAATGCTGCTGCTTGTGGGAGGGGTTGTCATTGTAATCCAGTCCCTGCTTATAGGCGTCGTGGTCAAGCTCAGTCACGACTCCAGTCTGGAAGTGCGCACGCACGAGATGTTCCTCATGGCCCAGACCATTTCAAAATCCTTGTCCGACTTCGGCCAGCAGCAGGCAATGCTGGTGCGCGGCGTGGCAAAGGCCCCAAGGGTGAAGGATTTTCTGCTTTCTGGCGCGGGCATCGAAGGCGCGGCCACCTTTCTTTCCGTCATGTCGCAGGCGTCATCGGATGTGAACACGCTGTACCTCTTTGACCGTCAGGGCAAGCAGCTGATCGTCCGTGCGCAGGGCAAGGACGGCAAACTCAGCGATCTTGCCGACCGCGCGTATGTTCAGGCGGCCCTGGCTGGCAAGGACGGCTTCAGTTCCTCCGCCACCACGAGCTATGCCACGGGCAAGCTCATTGTCAGCGTGACCGCGCCGGTGCGCGATGACAGCGGCAAGGTCATTGGCGGCGTGGGCATGTCCTACGCCATTGAAGGCCTCATGAAGAACTACATTCAGAGCATCAGGCTGGGCAGCGCGGGACATCCCTTCGTGATCTCGCCCGAAGGCATCGTGATCGGGCATCCCGACAATGAGCTTGTTCTCAAGAATCTCGCCGCCGAGTCCGGTATTGCCGACATGCTCAAAAGCCCCTCGGGTCAGGGCCTCACCTACACGGACAGCAGCGGCCAGCCACGTATGCTGGCCTGGGCCAGCGTGTCCAACTGGAACTGGATTGTGGGCGTGACCATGACCACGGCTGAAATTGAGGCCCCTGCCCTTGAACAACGCAATATCATGCTGCTCATGGGCGGCATTGCCGTGGCGGCGCTGATCATCATCACCCTCATTGCCCTGGACAGGATAGCTGTGCGCCCCCTGCGCCAGTTGCAAGGCTATGCGGCCGAGGTGGCCGAGGGCAGGCTGGACAAGACCTTGCTGCTCAGATCGCGCAACGAGATAGGCAGACTGGCAGAAAATCTGCGCACCATGGTGGCAAGCCTCAAGGACATGATAGCCCAGGCTGAGGAAAAAACCAGCATGGCCAAGCTTGAGTCCGACCGCGCGGCACAGGCTACGGTAGAAGCGCAGAAAGCCCGCGCCGCCGCAGAAAAAGCCAAAGCCGAAGGCATGCTGCATGCCGCTTCCAGTCTTGAGGGAGTTGTGAAGGCCATTACCGATGCTTCCGGAGCGCTGGCGGCCCAGGTTGAGCAGTCCAGCAAGGGGGCCGAGCAGCAGAGCGCCCGCGTCAGTGAAACGGCCACCGCCATGGAGGCGATGAGCTCTACCGTTACCGAGGTGGCCCGCAATGCTGCCGAGGCCGCTACCTCGGCGGATCATGCCAGATTAAGGGCCACGGATGGGGCCGATGTGGTTTCACAGGTCGTCAACGGCATCGGACATGCCCAGGCGCAGGCCACGGAACTCAAGGAAGACATGAACGCCCTGGGCAAACAGGCCGAAAGCACGGGGCAGATACTCGGCGTTATTTCAGACATTGCTGACCAGACCAACCTGCTGGCCCTCAATGCCGCCATAGAGGCCGCCCGCGCTGGCGAGGCCGGGCGCGGCTTTGCCGTGGTGGCGGACGAGGTGCGCAAACTGGCCGAAAAAACCATGAGCGCCACCCGCGAAGTGGGAGCGGCCATTATTGAAATACAGAACGGAACCCGCAAGAATGTGGGCCACGTTGAGCAGGTGGTGAACAGGATAGACGAAGCCACGGCCCTGGCCGGAGCCTCGGGCGAGGCCCTGCGGGAAATAGTGTCCCTGGTGGAAACGACGTCCAGCCAGGTGCGTTCCATCGCCACGGCGGCGGAACAGCAGTCCGCCACCAGCGAGGAGATCAACCGCTCGGTGGATGAAGTGAACCACATCTCCGCTGCAACCTCCGAAGCCATGCGCTTGTCGACGTCGTCTGTGGCCGAGCTTACACGCCAGGCGCAGGTGCTGCGCGAACTCATCGAAAGCATGAAGAGCGAAGGCAGGGGATAG
- the fabF gene encoding beta-ketoacyl-ACP synthase II, with translation MRKVVVTGYGIISPSGNDAETLWKNISTGTSGIKKIEDPAFAESASRVGGVIGDFSAEAYLEAKEAKKYDRYIQYAYAAAKQALDMANPGDDWDAERAGVYVGSGVGGIETIMRNHEAFLAKGARRVSPFLVPMMISNMASGVIAIKTGFKGANYAPVSACATANTAIGEAFLSIRHGYADMMLAGGADAGIHPFLFAGFSSMKALTTNNDHPTQASRPFDRDRDGFVMSEGAAVLLLEDLEHATRRGATILGEVAGYGATCDAGHITSPDFHGAARSMKIAIKQAGVTPGDIGYINAHATGTREGDKSEAKAIGDVFQQCLDSARVSATKSMTGHLFGAAGGIEAIITLQALRHGLLPPTINLDNPDDECGLNHIRNVAVKSDITYALSNAFGFGGHNASVVFKKHEG, from the coding sequence ATGCGTAAGGTGGTTGTAACTGGGTACGGCATCATTTCACCTTCAGGAAATGACGCCGAAACGCTTTGGAAGAACATCTCGACCGGCACGTCCGGCATAAAAAAAATTGAAGACCCCGCCTTTGCGGAAAGCGCGTCACGGGTTGGCGGCGTTATCGGGGACTTTTCTGCCGAGGCCTATCTGGAGGCCAAGGAAGCGAAGAAGTACGACCGCTACATCCAGTATGCCTACGCGGCGGCAAAGCAGGCCCTTGATATGGCCAATCCCGGCGACGACTGGGACGCCGAACGCGCGGGCGTATATGTGGGATCGGGCGTTGGCGGCATAGAGACCATCATGCGCAACCATGAGGCCTTTCTTGCCAAGGGCGCGCGCCGCGTGTCGCCCTTTTTGGTGCCGATGATGATCAGCAATATGGCCTCGGGCGTCATTGCCATCAAAACGGGCTTCAAGGGTGCGAACTACGCGCCGGTTTCGGCCTGCGCCACCGCGAACACCGCCATTGGCGAGGCATTTTTGAGCATCAGACACGGCTATGCCGACATGATGCTGGCCGGTGGGGCCGATGCGGGCATCCATCCCTTTCTGTTTGCCGGATTTTCAAGCATGAAGGCCCTGACCACCAATAACGACCATCCGACGCAGGCCAGCCGTCCCTTTGACCGCGACCGCGACGGATTCGTCATGTCCGAAGGGGCCGCCGTGCTCCTGCTTGAAGACCTTGAGCACGCCACGCGGCGCGGGGCCACCATTCTGGGCGAAGTGGCGGGCTACGGCGCTACCTGCGACGCGGGCCACATCACCTCGCCGGATTTTCACGGTGCGGCCCGGTCAATGAAGATCGCCATCAAACAGGCCGGAGTGACTCCCGGCGACATTGGCTATATCAACGCCCACGCCACCGGCACGCGGGAAGGCGACAAGTCTGAAGCCAAGGCCATTGGGGATGTTTTTCAGCAGTGCCTGGACAGCGCCCGTGTGAGCGCCACCAAGTCCATGACGGGCCATCTTTTTGGCGCGGCGGGCGGCATTGAGGCGATCATCACCCTGCAGGCCCTGCGGCACGGGTTGCTGCCGCCCACCATCAATCTGGACAATCCCGACGACGAGTGCGGCCTGAACCATATCCGCAACGTGGCTGTGAAGTCCGACATTACCTACGCGCTTTCCAATGCTTTTGGCTTTGGCGGGCACAATGCCTCGGTGGTTTTCAAAAAGCACGAGGGATAG
- a CDS encoding diguanylate cyclase: MAPDDKKDACIGINAFLSSGIVVLGLIFSASFFYYMNMARDISVASTRIYGAYLPLTEALDQVDRQKKDLWRLLGEVVLAESGTQSREDVQAAIAQLRKAPPKGAIVQRQHWEEAVNALERLAVLHAQAHDLEAALNHPPVAQKTGLRHDGDHGDQTANVSATSYAAGRLVAVRMAMDAALTDFTTALASIEARNPLADEMHGQLRRTAALAHDFENRLLLGFLFLGAGMTALYAILRLQLARPLRGIMAYLDQLGTGVKKLLLPRSRIVEIRNIASALDNLSTYLSKATIQSNKLVSEHDRFQKMSLVDGLTGVRNRRSFDDSLRGLWRFAQERQQPLALIMLDVDKFKIYNDNYGHQAGDECLKRVAAAMTRAARSTDVCARYGGEEFALLLPGADTHTARAVALRIHNEIEREQLPHPASPVNGFVTVSLGVASLVPGKDAGSDGKLLVRNADAALYDAKSTGRNRTHTYGEEMTCTPAAQPA; this comes from the coding sequence ATGGCTCCCGACGACAAAAAGGACGCCTGCATAGGCATCAACGCTTTTCTCAGCAGCGGCATCGTTGTGCTGGGCCTCATATTTTCGGCCAGTTTTTTCTATTACATGAACATGGCGCGCGACATCAGCGTGGCCAGCACCAGAATTTACGGCGCGTACCTGCCCCTTACCGAAGCCCTTGATCAGGTGGACAGGCAGAAAAAAGACCTGTGGCGTCTTCTGGGCGAAGTGGTGCTTGCAGAGTCCGGCACGCAGAGCCGTGAGGACGTGCAGGCGGCCATAGCGCAATTGCGCAAAGCGCCGCCGAAGGGGGCCATTGTGCAGCGCCAGCACTGGGAGGAAGCCGTGAACGCGCTTGAACGGCTGGCTGTCCTGCACGCCCAGGCGCACGATCTGGAAGCCGCGCTTAACCACCCGCCTGTGGCGCAGAAAACAGGATTGCGGCACGACGGCGACCACGGCGACCAGACCGCCAACGTCAGCGCCACGTCGTATGCCGCAGGACGTCTTGTTGCTGTGCGCATGGCCATGGACGCGGCCCTGACCGACTTTACCACTGCTCTGGCCAGCATCGAGGCGCGTAACCCCCTTGCTGATGAAATGCACGGGCAGTTGCGGCGTACCGCCGCCCTGGCGCACGATTTTGAAAACAGGCTGTTGCTGGGCTTTCTTTTTCTCGGCGCGGGCATGACCGCGCTCTACGCCATTCTGCGCCTGCAACTGGCGCGCCCCTTGCGCGGCATCATGGCCTATCTCGATCAGTTGGGCACAGGCGTCAAAAAGCTGCTTCTGCCACGCAGCCGCATTGTGGAGATACGCAACATCGCCTCCGCACTGGACAATCTGAGCACCTATCTGAGCAAGGCCACCATACAGTCCAACAAGCTGGTTTCCGAGCATGACCGCTTTCAGAAGATGTCGCTTGTGGACGGCCTCACCGGCGTGCGCAACCGCCGCTCCTTTGACGACAGCCTGCGCGGCCTCTGGCGTTTTGCGCAGGAGCGGCAGCAGCCCTTGGCACTCATCATGCTGGATGTGGACAAGTTCAAGATATATAATGACAATTACGGCCATCAGGCTGGCGACGAATGCCTCAAGCGCGTGGCCGCCGCCATGACGCGGGCCGCCCGCTCCACAGACGTGTGCGCCCGCTACGGCGGCGAGGAATTTGCGCTGCTTCTGCCGGGAGCAGACACGCACACGGCCCGTGCCGTGGCCCTGCGCATACACAATGAGATAGAACGCGAGCAGTTGCCCCACCCCGCTTCCCCGGTAAACGGTTTTGTGACCGTAAGCCTGGGCGTGGCCAGCCTTGTGCCCGGCAAGGACGCAGGCAGCGACGGCAAGCTGCTGGTACGCAACGCCGATGCGGCCCTGTACGACGCCAAATCCACCGGGCGCAACCGCACCCACACCTATGGCGAGGAAATGACCTGCACCCCGGCAGCGCAGCCAGCCTGA
- the thrC gene encoding threonine synthase — MSHADFPAYRGRMEYVCLDCGARYPGDDLLYTCPQCGGVFLLENLDFAKLKERSGQEWRQVFDDRCATRVTALKGIFRYYELLAPLLDQDDIVYLGEGITPIVEAAPALRDQVGVSFAYKNDGQNPSASFKDRGMACAFSYLKWLCRRNKWDEVLTVCASTGDTSAAAALYASYVGAPLKSVVLLPHGKVTPQQLAQPLGSGATVLELPGVFDDCMKVVELLAENYRVALLNSKNGWRILGQESYAYEVAQWYGWDMTDQCLFVPIGNAGNVTAIMCGLLKMLDLGIITSLPRIFGVQSEHADPVWRYYDAPKGSRHWQPVTVQPSVAQAAMIGNPVSFPRVRMLAERFIEAGGERAFQVVRVTEQQIMDAMIVGNRHGHIACTQGGECLAGLRNARALGLVGDHEHAVLDATAHALKFAGFQDMYFNDAFPPEYGVTPDKSLANMPELLLPQSARVGREVAEFASMGADAVVRRLNLQKK; from the coding sequence ATGTCCCACGCGGATTTTCCGGCCTATCGCGGCCGCATGGAGTATGTCTGCCTTGACTGCGGCGCGCGCTACCCCGGCGACGACCTGCTATACACCTGCCCCCAGTGTGGCGGTGTTTTTTTGCTGGAAAACCTCGATTTCGCCAAGCTCAAGGAGCGCAGCGGTCAGGAGTGGCGGCAGGTTTTTGATGACCGCTGCGCCACCCGCGTGACGGCCCTCAAGGGCATTTTTCGCTATTACGAACTACTGGCCCCGCTGCTGGACCAGGACGACATCGTCTATCTCGGCGAAGGCATTACGCCCATTGTGGAGGCTGCCCCGGCCCTTCGTGATCAGGTTGGCGTGTCCTTTGCCTATAAAAATGACGGCCAGAACCCCAGCGCGTCCTTCAAGGACAGGGGCATGGCCTGCGCCTTCAGTTATCTGAAGTGGCTCTGCCGCCGCAACAAGTGGGACGAAGTGCTCACGGTCTGCGCCTCCACGGGCGACACGTCGGCGGCCGCCGCCCTGTACGCCTCCTATGTGGGCGCTCCCTTGAAGTCCGTGGTGCTTTTGCCCCACGGCAAGGTGACGCCGCAGCAGCTTGCCCAGCCTCTTGGCAGCGGCGCTACCGTGCTGGAACTGCCGGGCGTGTTCGACGACTGCATGAAGGTGGTGGAGCTGCTGGCTGAAAACTACCGTGTGGCCCTGCTCAACTCCAAGAACGGCTGGCGCATTCTGGGGCAGGAATCCTATGCCTACGAAGTGGCCCAGTGGTATGGCTGGGACATGACCGACCAGTGCCTTTTTGTGCCCATTGGCAATGCGGGCAACGTCACGGCCATCATGTGCGGGCTGCTGAAGATGCTGGATCTTGGCATCATTACCAGCCTGCCGCGCATTTTCGGCGTGCAGTCCGAGCATGCGGACCCCGTGTGGCGCTACTATGACGCCCCCAAGGGTTCGCGCCACTGGCAGCCCGTGACCGTGCAGCCCAGCGTGGCCCAGGCGGCCATGATTGGCAATCCCGTGTCCTTCCCCCGTGTGCGCATGCTGGCCGAGCGCTTTATTGAAGCTGGCGGCGAGCGTGCTTTCCAGGTGGTGCGCGTGACCGAGCAGCAGATCATGGACGCCATGATTGTTGGCAACCGCCACGGCCATATCGCCTGCACCCAGGGCGGCGAATGCCTGGCTGGCCTGCGCAATGCCCGTGCCCTCGGACTTGTGGGCGACCACGAGCATGCCGTGCTGGACGCCACTGCCCACGCGCTCAAGTTTGCCGGTTTTCAGGATATGTACTTCAATGACGCCTTCCCGCCGGAATACGGCGTCACGCCTGACAAGAGCCTTGCCAACATGCCGGAACTCCTGTTGCCCCAGAGCGCCAGGGTTGGCCGGGAAGTGGCGGAATTTGCCAGCATGGGCGCGGATGCCGTAGTGCGAAGGCTCAATCTGCAAAAAAAATAG
- the plsY gene encoding glycerol-3-phosphate 1-O-acyltransferase PlsY: MLEVLWIALAYVLGSVPWGLVIARTFCGLDPRESGSRNTGATNVARLCGFKWGVVTLLCDVLKGAVPVWLAFRVNASPVFVSIVALACVLGHVFSCFMKFRGGKAVATSIGVFLPLALWQLLAASVLCLLVIWRSGFVSLGSLTLVTALPVALAVSGQWTWLPLALGVWAVVVWKHRENIARLRAGTEKSWQKGKSQCDAPCAPQGKGQDEK, encoded by the coding sequence ATGCTGGAAGTTTTATGGATTGCCCTGGCCTATGTACTCGGCTCCGTACCGTGGGGACTGGTCATTGCCAGAACATTTTGCGGCCTTGACCCCAGAGAGAGCGGCAGCCGCAATACCGGAGCAACCAACGTGGCGCGCCTGTGCGGCTTCAAGTGGGGCGTGGTCACGCTGTTGTGCGACGTGCTCAAGGGCGCAGTGCCCGTGTGGCTGGCCTTCAGAGTCAACGCCTCCCCGGTTTTTGTCAGCATTGTGGCCCTGGCCTGCGTGCTGGGCCATGTTTTTTCCTGCTTTATGAAGTTCAGGGGCGGCAAGGCGGTGGCCACAAGCATTGGCGTGTTTCTGCCCCTCGCCTTATGGCAGCTGCTTGCGGCTTCGGTGCTGTGCCTCCTGGTGATCTGGCGCAGCGGCTTTGTGTCCCTGGGTTCGCTGACGCTTGTCACGGCCCTGCCTGTGGCATTGGCCGTCAGCGGCCAATGGACATGGCTGCCTCTGGCCCTTGGCGTCTGGGCTGTGGTGGTCTGGAAGCACAGGGAAAATATCGCCCGCCTGCGCGCCGGAACAGAAAAAAGCTGGCAGAAAGGCAAGAGCCAGTGTGACGCTCCCTGCGCTCCGCAAGGCAAAGGCCAGGACGAAAAATAG